In Corynebacterium aquatimens, one genomic interval encodes:
- a CDS encoding DNA methyltransferase yields the protein MNSSDPEAPFHTVINAENLHALNLLTYTHRHKVGCIYIDPPYNTRDKDWKYNNDYVDGDDQYKHSKWLSMMEKRLELAKELLNPEDSVLIVTIDEKEYLRLGMLLEQTFPEARIQMVSSLINPTGAIRSNQFTRTDEYIYVVQFGSSKIEPLVLKVDSSEKVRWNSLRRFEMTSKRGSRPDQFYAIYVSESDGRIVGTSAPLADDVPRESVLAPDGCVSVFPVKPDGTEMIWGLTPPSLMKRVEKGFAKAVGSKSKRFTPYYLTIGKLQDIERGEIEIIGRNGDGSVEVRRSKGLDLTPVW from the coding sequence GTGAACTCGTCTGACCCGGAGGCGCCTTTCCACACGGTCATTAATGCAGAGAACCTGCACGCGTTGAACTTGCTCACATACACGCACCGCCACAAGGTGGGCTGCATCTACATCGACCCGCCGTACAACACCCGCGACAAGGACTGGAAATACAACAACGACTACGTTGACGGCGATGACCAGTACAAGCACTCGAAGTGGTTGTCGATGATGGAGAAGCGTCTGGAACTCGCCAAGGAGCTACTCAACCCCGAGGACTCGGTGCTCATTGTCACCATTGACGAGAAGGAATATCTGCGGTTAGGGATGCTGCTGGAGCAGACGTTCCCGGAGGCGAGGATTCAGATGGTGAGTTCGCTCATTAACCCAACTGGAGCGATTAGGTCGAATCAGTTCACACGGACGGATGAGTATATCTATGTTGTCCAATTTGGGTCATCGAAAATTGAGCCCCTGGTTCTCAAAGTCGATTCGTCGGAAAAAGTGCGGTGGAACAGCCTGCGCAGGTTCGAGATGACTTCAAAACGTGGAAGTCGGCCAGACCAATTTTATGCTATCTACGTATCGGAAAGCGATGGACGAATTGTGGGGACAAGTGCTCCATTAGCAGATGATGTACCACGAGAATCGGTCCTAGCTCCGGACGGCTGTGTTTCCGTTTTCCCCGTCAAACCCGACGGCACCGAAATGATTTGGGGCCTAACTCCACCGAGTTTGATGAAACGCGTGGAGAAGGGCTTCGCAAAAGCAGTCGGTTCAAAATCCAAAAGATTCACGCCTTACTACCTGACGATCGGAAAGTTGCAAGATATTGAACGCGGTGAAATCGAAATCATTGGGCGCAACGGAGATGGCTCTGTAGAGGTCCGTCGTTCAAAGGGGCTGGACCTGACCCCTGTTTGGTAG
- a CDS encoding CPBP family glutamic-type intramembrane protease: MSYFNTVEPAVLSVLLSSLTFGLAHVFPSVILYATLFGLGCALVTRRHKSLWAGLILHLVNNLFLLLVALMALQ; the protein is encoded by the coding sequence ATGAGCTATTTCAACACCGTAGAGCCCGCAGTCCTGAGTGTGCTGCTGAGCTCCTTGACTTTCGGTCTTGCTCACGTCTTCCCATCGGTGATCCTCTACGCGACACTGTTCGGCTTGGGCTGCGCACTGGTGACAAGACGCCACAAATCCCTGTGGGCTGGGCTGATTTTGCACCTTGTCAACAACTTGTTCCTGCTCCTGGTCGCGCTCATGGCTTTGCAGTGA
- a CDS encoding IS256 family transposase, which yields MTTVSPKKGHDPARVNEISEKLMENPELASLISELSTSADDASDLVKGLLQASINAGLQSEMDAHLGYGHADRKAKARVETAQESNHRNGSYTKTVNSGYGAVEVTMPRDRAGTFAPKMVPKGSRRLTELDDMIISLYAGGMTVRDIQHHLATTLGVDMSPDTISTITDAVLDEVMIWQNRQLDEFYPVIFLDALRVKIRDGHRVVNKACYMAIGVDIDGIKHILGLWIADNEGAAFWASVCADLANRGVQDVFIVCCDGLKGLPEAVEATWPNSMVQTCIVHLIRAANRWVSYQDRKGVSRALREVYTAANEDTARAALDAFEASELGRRYPQSVKVWRDAWERFVPFLQFPPAARRVLYTTNSIESLNAELRKATRNRGQFPNDTAALKTLWLMICNIEDKRAAQRAKKAKRDIECNGYIEGAKATGWKQAINQLAVAYPDRFADGPGPRKVDTVGVKLLALL from the coding sequence ATGACTACGGTGTCACCGAAGAAAGGCCATGACCCGGCGAGGGTCAACGAGATCAGCGAGAAGCTGATGGAAAATCCTGAGCTGGCCAGCCTGATTAGCGAGCTGTCGACCTCTGCTGATGATGCAAGCGACCTGGTCAAAGGTCTGTTGCAGGCGTCGATTAACGCTGGTCTGCAGTCGGAGATGGATGCACATTTGGGCTACGGCCATGCCGACCGTAAGGCGAAGGCCCGGGTGGAAACCGCACAGGAGAGCAATCACCGCAATGGGTCGTACACCAAGACCGTTAATTCTGGCTACGGCGCGGTGGAAGTGACCATGCCGAGGGATCGTGCCGGCACGTTTGCGCCAAAGATGGTGCCCAAAGGCTCCCGTCGGCTCACCGAGCTAGACGACATGATTATCTCGCTATACGCCGGTGGGATGACAGTGCGCGATATTCAGCATCACCTCGCGACCACCCTGGGGGTGGATATGAGCCCGGATACGATCAGCACCATTACCGATGCGGTGTTAGACGAGGTCATGATCTGGCAAAACCGCCAGCTCGACGAGTTCTACCCAGTGATCTTCCTCGACGCGCTACGCGTGAAAATCCGCGATGGCCACCGCGTGGTCAATAAGGCCTGCTATATGGCGATCGGTGTCGACATCGACGGCATCAAGCACATCCTGGGATTGTGGATCGCTGACAATGAAGGCGCCGCATTCTGGGCATCAGTGTGCGCAGATCTGGCCAACCGTGGCGTCCAGGACGTGTTCATCGTGTGCTGCGACGGGCTTAAAGGCCTGCCGGAAGCAGTAGAGGCAACCTGGCCGAATTCCATGGTGCAGACCTGCATCGTGCACCTGATTCGAGCTGCGAACCGGTGGGTGTCCTATCAGGACCGCAAAGGTGTCTCCCGTGCGCTACGTGAGGTCTACACGGCCGCCAACGAGGACACCGCCCGTGCCGCCTTGGACGCGTTCGAAGCCTCTGAGCTAGGTCGCCGCTACCCGCAATCGGTCAAAGTCTGGCGCGACGCCTGGGAGCGGTTCGTGCCGTTTCTGCAGTTCCCGCCTGCGGCACGCAGGGTGCTCTACACCACTAATTCGATCGAATCGCTCAACGCTGAATTGCGTAAAGCTACCCGTAACCGCGGGCAGTTCCCGAACGATACTGCGGCGCTGAAAACGCTGTGGCTGATGATCTGCAACATCGAGGACAAGCGCGCTGCCCAGCGAGCGAAGAAAGCAAAACGCGACATCGAATGCAACGGCTATATTGAAGGAGCGAAAGCTACCGGGTGGAAACAAGCCATCAACCAACTAGCCGTGGCATATCCCGACCGATTCGCGGACGGGCCCGGCCCCCGGAAAGTAGACACCGTGGGGGTGAAATTATTGGCTTTACTCTAG
- a CDS encoding DUF1906 domain-containing protein — translation MNKNAYSRRGFLKAAGIATAAGTVGLAGAKLVPGAQAAPLGTILDYAVGVPSARSVKNAGHLGAIRYVSNRRPGTESWMTGKPVTLRETKDFAAYGLSTASIYQFGRANTADWLGGAASAAIHAPQAIALHKAAGGPTGRPIYIAIDDNPTIDQYTNQIRPYLRAFQTALFTAGYQAGVYGNYDTIQWCINDGIGTFYWQHDWGSRGRLHPRANIHQVGGLQTTIDGVTCDINRVYNRDWGQWKPGQSGTTLPQPGPGAVKPAPNSTPAPNSQPAPANPLGIPEGSSLPHFTGNPNTFSSEGASYLRSLTPQDLSNAAKFAQQFLK, via the coding sequence GTGAATAAGAATGCTTACTCTCGTCGTGGCTTCCTCAAGGCGGCAGGTATTGCTACTGCGGCCGGTACCGTCGGTCTTGCCGGGGCAAAACTCGTGCCCGGAGCACAGGCAGCGCCGCTTGGCACGATTCTGGATTACGCGGTTGGCGTCCCCTCGGCGCGCTCAGTGAAAAACGCGGGTCACCTGGGCGCGATCCGGTACGTGTCCAACCGTCGTCCGGGTACGGAGAGCTGGATGACCGGTAAGCCGGTCACGCTGCGAGAGACGAAAGACTTTGCCGCCTACGGGCTATCCACGGCTTCGATCTACCAGTTCGGCCGCGCGAACACCGCGGATTGGCTCGGCGGGGCAGCCTCGGCTGCGATTCACGCGCCGCAAGCAATTGCGCTGCACAAGGCAGCCGGCGGACCAACCGGCAGGCCCATCTACATTGCTATCGACGACAACCCGACGATCGACCAGTACACGAACCAGATCCGCCCGTACCTGCGTGCTTTCCAAACCGCACTTTTTACCGCCGGTTACCAAGCGGGTGTCTACGGCAACTATGACACGATCCAGTGGTGCATCAATGACGGCATCGGCACCTTCTACTGGCAGCACGACTGGGGTTCGAGGGGGCGTCTGCACCCACGCGCGAATATCCACCAGGTCGGCGGCTTGCAAACCACGATTGACGGCGTGACCTGCGACATCAACAGGGTGTACAACCGTGACTGGGGCCAGTGGAAGCCGGGGCAATCAGGAACCACTCTCCCACAGCCGGGCCCGGGCGCCGTGAAGCCTGCGCCGAATTCCACGCCGGCACCGAATTCCCAACCCGCACCCGCGAACCCGCTTGGAATCCCAGAAGGATCGTCGCTGCCCCACTTCACGGGCAACCCGAATACTTTCTCCTCCGAGGGAGCTTCCTACTTGCGTAGCCTCACACCACAGGATCTGTCCAACGCGGCGAAGTTTGCGCAGCAATTCTTGAAGTAA
- a CDS encoding P63C domain-containing protein: MRKIYRLASSDAPRDIVEIGMLGYAIMEAYGKIENLDPHKIAGQKAADTRWGRTVERATHQGQIHLDDITLDCFVIEDGRRIISQASIMAALGRSTSSGRRTRNDNMPPFVEANNLQPFITPELRENLERIEYRVGDEKQVRSGYNAEILPRICNVYLAADDHGVLTANQRPAVMAAQVLVRALALVGITALVDEATGYQETRAANELQRLLDAYVHEEFKPWIKRFPEVFFKEVYRIHGWEFFPGKTKHTPYVGHFINEYIYKPMPAGVLQRLRELNPINEQGNRARKHHQHLSEDMGVKHLERQISTVVTLMQVSDDKQEFEQLFNKADSRNRPVQTMMKF, encoded by the coding sequence GTGCGGAAAATTTACCGTTTAGCCAGTTCAGATGCACCGCGCGACATTGTCGAAATCGGCATGCTAGGATATGCGATTATGGAAGCGTATGGAAAAATCGAAAACCTTGATCCACACAAAATCGCGGGTCAGAAAGCTGCCGATACACGGTGGGGCCGCACAGTCGAGAGGGCCACACACCAAGGTCAAATCCATCTCGATGACATCACACTGGATTGTTTCGTCATCGAAGATGGCCGCCGCATTATCAGTCAGGCCTCTATCATGGCTGCGCTTGGCAGATCGACTTCGTCGGGCCGGCGAACGCGAAACGACAATATGCCACCGTTTGTCGAAGCGAATAACCTCCAGCCATTCATTACACCCGAGCTCAGGGAGAACCTAGAGCGCATTGAATATCGTGTTGGGGATGAAAAGCAGGTTCGTAGCGGGTACAACGCGGAAATCCTGCCGCGCATTTGCAATGTCTACCTTGCTGCTGATGACCACGGCGTTCTTACGGCAAACCAGCGTCCGGCGGTAATGGCCGCCCAGGTGCTTGTCCGAGCTCTAGCTCTTGTCGGCATCACAGCACTCGTTGACGAGGCGACCGGCTACCAAGAAACACGAGCCGCGAACGAACTGCAAAGGTTGCTCGACGCGTATGTGCATGAGGAGTTCAAGCCTTGGATCAAGAGATTTCCAGAGGTCTTTTTCAAAGAGGTGTACCGCATACACGGCTGGGAGTTCTTTCCCGGAAAAACCAAACACACCCCATACGTTGGGCATTTCATCAATGAGTACATTTACAAGCCGATGCCAGCGGGAGTGCTCCAAAGGTTGCGGGAATTGAACCCTATCAATGAGCAAGGGAATCGGGCACGGAAGCACCACCAACACCTCTCGGAAGATATGGGTGTCAAGCACCTTGAGCGGCAAATCTCAACGGTCGTGACACTCATGCAGGTTTCGGACGACAAGCAGGAGTTTGAACAGCTCTTCAATAAGGCTGATTCACGCAATCGTCCAGTGCAGACGATGATGAAGTTTTGA
- a CDS encoding IS3-like element IS3502 family transposase (programmed frameshift) yields MPRKVYSDQFKRDAVAMYENDPQVSLNAAAADLGINRSTLRVWVDKYGTGTKPQLSAGLRADRARQLTDAEKLRQLQQENARLKEERDILRKAAKYFHGRDELVIRFRFVDDHRTDYSVKRMCTVLGLNRSSYYKWKASSAQRHRRLVDDAILGAKVQAIFDDKRQLYGAKRIAAELTFNDAYSSTGPVNHKRIARIMRKLQLRGYTKKRKVTTTQRERHRFIFADLVKRNFTAPAANRILVGDITYLPIADGSNMYLASVIDCYSRMLVGFAIADHMRTDLVEEALEHARRTRGSLSGAIFHSDHGSVYTSSQFQAVCRRLNVTQSMGAVGSSADNSLAESFNAALKREVLKDQKVFSNQLVCRRDVFAWCARYNTTRRHSWCKYLTPIEYETHAS; encoded by the exons ATGCCTAGGAAGGTTTATTCGGATCAGTTCAAGCGCGACGCGGTCGCGATGTACGAGAACGATCCACAGGTGTCGTTGAACGCTGCGGCCGCTGATTTAGGGATCAACCGCTCCACGCTTCGCGTATGGGTTGATAAGTACGGAACTGGCACGAAACCCCAGCTTTCAGCGGGCTTACGTGCTGATCGTGCGAGGCAACTGACCGATGCTGAGAAGCTACGTCAGCTGCAACAGGAAAACGCCCGCCTGAAAGAAGAACGCGATATTTTGCGTAAGGCAGCCAAATATT TTCATGGAAGAGACGAACTGGTGATCCGCTTCCGGTTCGTTGATGACCACCGCACCGATTACTCGGTCAAGCGGATGTGCACCGTACTCGGGTTAAACCGCAGCTCCTACTACAAATGGAAAGCTAGCAGCGCCCAGCGGCACCGCAGACTGGTTGATGATGCCATACTCGGAGCCAAGGTCCAGGCCATCTTCGACGACAAGAGGCAGCTCTACGGCGCAAAACGCATTGCCGCCGAGCTGACTTTCAACGATGCGTACAGTAGCACCGGACCGGTCAACCATAAGCGCATCGCCCGGATTATGAGGAAGCTTCAGCTGCGCGGCTACACGAAAAAACGTAAGGTTACGACAACGCAGCGTGAGCGTCATCGCTTTATATTCGCTGACCTGGTCAAGCGTAACTTCACTGCGCCAGCTGCCAATAGGATCCTCGTCGGCGATATTACCTATCTGCCGATCGCAGACGGGTCGAATATGTATCTGGCTTCTGTGATTGACTGCTACTCGCGGATGCTCGTCGGCTTCGCGATCGCAGACCACATGCGCACCGACCTCGTCGAAGAAGCGCTCGAGCATGCTCGCCGTACCCGTGGCAGTCTCTCCGGGGCGATCTTCCACTCAGATCATGGCAGCGTGTATACCTCATCGCAGTTTCAGGCTGTCTGCCGAAGACTCAACGTCACCCAGTCGATGGGAGCAGTTGGCAGCAGCGCTGATAATTCACTCGCGGAGTCGTTTAACGCGGCGTTGAAACGAGAAGTGCTCAAAGACCAGAAAGTCTTTTCCAATCAGCTAGTCTGCCGGCGCGACGTCTTCGCATGGTGTGCGCGCTACAACACCACCCGAAGGCATTCCTGGTGCAAGTACCTCACACCCATTGAGTACGAAACTCACGCTTCCTAA
- a CDS encoding DUF418 domain-containing protein: MPPLTITTATPAQERLLSLDVIRGIALCGIAFVNITQLWMMFPASTQDSIAWTLRNLLAHERFFPVFTFLFGIGFAMIVRSARRRQRREWVVLLRRLIPLLILGFLHALVHPGEALMHYAFSSLIFLLPLTFLPETRRRPIATVLGVILTLIGVYFGGTLLIPGLLLLGFAAAEWGLPQRLDINPRPAALALLLLVPLTLVTGFLQYQDRARAGFTPLSSVAGFILAATWVALVLVMLRTPLRDALAAVFAPLGRMALTNYIGATFIILAARPLLGIPPAQDNASDADFVTAWLVVIVMLIAQAVISTVWLRAFGQGPLEKAWRWLTWDAFGSRSGAHAA, translated from the coding sequence ATGCCTCCGTTGACTATCACCACCGCCACGCCTGCACAGGAACGACTGCTCTCACTCGATGTCATCCGTGGCATCGCTTTGTGTGGCATCGCCTTTGTCAACATCACCCAATTGTGGATGATGTTTCCCGCATCAACGCAAGACTCCATCGCGTGGACATTGCGCAACCTCCTCGCGCATGAGCGCTTCTTCCCGGTATTCACCTTCCTCTTCGGCATCGGGTTCGCAATGATCGTGCGTTCTGCACGGCGTAGGCAGCGCCGCGAGTGGGTCGTGCTGCTGCGCCGACTCATCCCACTGCTCATCCTTGGATTCCTGCACGCGCTGGTGCACCCGGGCGAGGCACTGATGCACTACGCATTCTCTAGCTTGATCTTCCTGCTGCCGCTGACATTCCTCCCCGAGACGAGAAGGCGACCAATCGCGACAGTGCTCGGTGTCATACTCACACTCATCGGCGTCTACTTCGGCGGGACGCTGCTCATTCCGGGGCTGCTGCTGCTCGGGTTCGCAGCCGCCGAATGGGGCCTTCCGCAACGCTTGGATATCAACCCCCGGCCCGCCGCGCTCGCACTCCTGCTGTTGGTACCCCTGACCTTGGTCACCGGGTTCCTCCAATACCAGGATCGTGCTCGCGCAGGGTTCACCCCGCTTTCTTCTGTCGCGGGTTTCATTCTCGCTGCGACATGGGTAGCGCTCGTACTGGTAATGCTTCGAACCCCGCTGCGTGACGCACTCGCAGCCGTATTCGCGCCCCTTGGCCGCATGGCGCTGACGAACTACATCGGCGCGACCTTCATCATCCTCGCCGCTCGGCCGCTGCTGGGCATTCCTCCAGCGCAGGACAACGCGAGCGACGCCGACTTTGTCACGGCCTGGCTGGTCGTGATCGTGATGCTCATTGCGCAAGCGGTGATCAGCACCGTCTGGTTGCGGGCATTCGGGCAGGGCCCTTTAGAAAAGGCCTGGCGCTGGTTGACGTGGGACGCGTTCGGCTCGCGCAGCGGAGCACACGCCGCGTAG
- a CDS encoding aldo/keto reductase, producing the protein MNSIEELLLNDGQSIPCIGLGTYKLPGSELEPVVRRAVELGYRHFDTATFYGNEEELGAALRAAIAAGDVSREELVVTTKVWNDDQRRAAQAVDESLRKLNLDYIDIHLVHWPMEKAGTFLTAYEALLRAAEEGKIVSVGVANFYEEVLQQLIAETGVAPVLNQVELHVGFTQDPLREFCAEHGIVVEAWAPLGQGKQGLLEHPEVNSVARRLGATPGQVLIAYLLDKGISVIPKTTNLDRLEENLAATGIALGDDDVAQLDSVKTGRGSGDPRTFGV; encoded by the coding sequence ATGAATTCCATCGAAGAGCTTTTGCTTAACGACGGCCAGTCGATTCCGTGCATCGGCCTTGGCACGTATAAGTTGCCGGGTAGTGAATTGGAGCCCGTTGTGAGGCGTGCTGTTGAACTGGGCTACCGGCACTTTGACACCGCGACTTTCTACGGCAATGAGGAGGAACTCGGCGCTGCTCTGCGCGCTGCGATCGCGGCTGGCGATGTGTCCCGTGAAGAACTGGTGGTCACCACCAAGGTGTGGAACGACGACCAGCGACGTGCCGCGCAGGCAGTCGATGAATCCCTGCGGAAGCTGAACCTGGACTACATTGACATCCACCTGGTCCACTGGCCAATGGAAAAGGCGGGCACGTTCCTTACCGCGTATGAGGCGCTTCTTCGCGCTGCTGAGGAGGGGAAGATTGTCTCCGTCGGCGTGGCGAACTTCTACGAGGAAGTGCTGCAACAGCTCATTGCGGAAACCGGCGTGGCTCCCGTGCTGAACCAGGTTGAGCTCCACGTGGGCTTCACGCAGGACCCGTTGCGCGAATTCTGCGCCGAGCATGGCATCGTCGTCGAAGCCTGGGCGCCTTTGGGGCAGGGCAAGCAGGGGCTGCTGGAACACCCAGAAGTCAACTCCGTGGCGCGTCGCCTCGGCGCGACACCGGGCCAGGTTCTCATTGCATACTTGCTGGACAAAGGAATTTCTGTGATCCCGAAGACCACGAACCTAGATCGTTTGGAGGAAAACCTCGCCGCCACCGGCATCGCCCTGGGTGACGACGATGTGGCACAGCTTGATTCCGTCAAGACCGGCCGCGGCTCCGGCGACCCCCGCACCTTCGGCGTCTAA